A single genomic interval of Selenobaculum gibii harbors:
- a CDS encoding zinc-ribbon domain containing protein, which translates to MTYQDKQLTCKECGAEFSFTASEQAFYAEKGFQNEPSRCPECRSARKAQNNRGGNGGFRQQREMFDTVCSECGKDTQVPFKPTEGKPVFCRDCFQAHKSY; encoded by the coding sequence ATGACCTACCAAGACAAACAACTTACATGTAAAGAATGTGGAGCTGAATTCAGCTTTACTGCATCAGAGCAAGCTTTTTACGCTGAGAAAGGATTCCAAAATGAACCTTCTCGTTGTCCAGAATGTCGTTCTGCTAGAAAAGCACAAAATAACAGAGGCGGTAATGGCGGTTTCCGTCAACAACGCGAAATGTTCGATACAGTATGTAGCGAATGTGGTAAAGATACACAAGTTCCTTTCAAACCAACAGAAGGTAAACCTGTTTTCTGTCGCGATTGCTTCCAAGCACATAAAAGTTATTAA
- the pepF gene encoding oligoendopeptidase F translates to MYLYKNCFFQNLTPASSIKKLHEVPLRSEISSKDQWKLNHIYQTKDDFFKDITEIKTLLKQMLKFKGRLDENAHQLFDCLKNADKINIILGKLYGYARMHRDIDAKNSDYQSMTSQIESLLSQASSVLAFIEPELLAMPENKLRQMLLSKASLREYKFFIQDLLRLNKHVLSPLEEELLAKTSELLKAPNNIFSMLTNADLKFPKTPTESGEMVTLSEGRYNSLIRSTDREVRETAFKNLFDTYAAYRNTLATTYASCIKNKIFYTKAKNYSSTLEAALEIDNVPTNVYTKVIDTVHKYFSKLHQYINLKKRFLNLSEIHMYDLYVPLVENVNSNYPYDTGLKLVVDSLKPLGEKYINDLLQGVQNGWVDIYENQGKRTGAYSWGIYDVHPFVLLNYDNKYGAVSTLAHELGHAMHSYYSNEAQPYNTSSYTIFCAEVASTTNEILLLDYMLENEKDPKKRIYFINQYLEQIRTTVYRQTMFAEFEMIVHHKAEADESLTADSFEKIWLDLNKSYYGNEIIIDDEIKIEWARIPHFYRPFYVYKYVTGYAAATTLANNLQTQGQSAQKKYLDYLKSGGSDYSIDLLKVAGVDMTASTPLEITLEKFSSRLKELEELLINS, encoded by the coding sequence ATGTATTTATACAAAAACTGTTTTTTTCAAAATTTAACACCTGCTTCATCAATAAAAAAGTTACACGAAGTCCCGCTTCGCAGTGAAATTAGCAGTAAGGATCAATGGAAATTAAATCATATCTATCAAACCAAAGATGACTTTTTTAAAGATATTACAGAAATCAAAACTCTGTTAAAGCAAATGCTTAAATTTAAAGGAAGGCTTGATGAAAATGCCCATCAACTATTTGATTGTTTAAAAAACGCTGATAAGATCAATATCATTTTAGGTAAATTATATGGATATGCACGTATGCATAGAGATATTGATGCCAAAAATTCAGATTATCAATCTATGACTTCTCAAATAGAATCACTTTTATCACAAGCATCCTCCGTTCTAGCTTTCATTGAACCAGAATTGCTTGCTATGCCAGAAAATAAGCTTCGCCAAATGCTCTTAAGCAAAGCAAGTCTAAGAGAATATAAATTTTTCATCCAGGATTTATTGCGACTTAATAAACACGTTTTATCTCCACTAGAAGAAGAACTTTTAGCCAAAACAAGCGAACTTTTAAAAGCTCCTAACAATATTTTCAGTATGTTAACAAATGCAGATTTAAAATTTCCTAAAACACCTACAGAATCTGGTGAGATGGTAACCCTTAGCGAAGGGCGCTATAATTCTTTAATTCGTTCAACTGATCGCGAAGTGAGGGAAACAGCGTTTAAAAACCTTTTTGATACTTATGCCGCCTATCGCAATACTTTGGCTACCACTTATGCCAGCTGTATTAAAAACAAAATTTTTTATACTAAAGCAAAAAACTATTCTTCTACGCTTGAAGCTGCATTAGAAATAGACAATGTACCAACTAATGTTTATACAAAAGTTATTGATACAGTGCATAAATATTTTTCAAAACTTCATCAGTATATTAATCTTAAAAAACGCTTTTTAAATTTATCAGAGATTCATATGTACGATTTATATGTGCCTCTAGTAGAAAATGTAAATAGTAACTATCCTTATGATACTGGTCTAAAACTTGTAGTGGATAGTTTAAAACCATTGGGTGAAAAATACATTAACGATTTATTACAAGGCGTACAAAACGGCTGGGTAGATATCTATGAAAACCAAGGAAAACGCACAGGTGCTTATTCTTGGGGCATATATGATGTTCACCCATTTGTATTATTAAACTATGATAATAAATACGGCGCTGTTTCGACATTAGCACATGAACTGGGGCACGCAATGCATAGTTATTATAGTAACGAAGCACAGCCTTATAATACGTCTTCTTATACAATTTTTTGTGCTGAAGTCGCCTCAACAACGAATGAAATTTTATTGCTTGATTATATGTTAGAAAATGAAAAAGATCCTAAAAAACGCATTTATTTTATCAATCAATATTTAGAACAAATTCGAACCACTGTTTATCGCCAAACCATGTTCGCCGAATTTGAAATGATTGTTCATCACAAAGCAGAAGCCGATGAATCTCTGACCGCAGATAGTTTTGAAAAAATTTGGTTAGATTTAAATAAATCTTACTACGGAAATGAAATCATTATCGATGATGAAATCAAAATTGAATGGGCTCGTATTCCCCATTTCTATCGTCCGTTTTACGTATACAAATATGTAACTGGTTATGCTGCCGCTACTACATTAGCGAATAATTTGCAGACCCAAGGACAATCCGCACAAAAAAAATATCTTGACTATTTAAAAAGCGGAGGATCAGACTATTCTATTGATTTATTAAAGGTAGCAGGCGTAGACATGACGGCATCTACACCGTTAGAAATTACTTTAGAAAAATTCTCCTCAAGACTTAAAGAATTGGAAGAATTACTAATAAACTCTTGA
- a CDS encoding N-acetylmuramoyl-L-alanine amidase family protein, protein MRIVFDGQKLADNLRASKDLLVTVKSLAKALNWRTSYNPTKETIYVSTNFNEQIPINYDENSIECGELESLRLQDKIICVDAGHGGEDYGAMGPQKTMEKNNNLAIALKLQQKLEANGATVVMTRTSDQAVSYNNLSKREELCQRVMLANDTNADIFISIHNDSFSNSTNAGTSTFYYDEKSYVLASCIQNSLIQEIHTKNLGVRFASFYVIRYTSMPAVLVEAAFISNPEEELFLASEDGREKIADGIYQGIVRYFKV, encoded by the coding sequence ATGCGAATTGTATTCGATGGACAAAAATTAGCTGATAATCTCCGAGCCAGCAAGGACTTATTAGTTACAGTCAAAAGTTTAGCCAAAGCATTAAATTGGCGAACTTCTTATAATCCTACGAAAGAAACGATTTACGTTTCTACAAATTTTAATGAACAAATCCCAATAAATTATGATGAAAATTCAATAGAATGTGGAGAATTAGAAAGCTTACGATTACAAGATAAAATTATCTGTGTTGATGCAGGTCATGGCGGCGAAGATTATGGTGCCATGGGACCACAAAAAACAATGGAAAAAAACAACAATTTAGCAATTGCATTAAAACTACAGCAAAAACTTGAAGCCAATGGTGCTACCGTGGTCATGACTAGAACATCCGATCAAGCTGTATCTTATAATAATTTAAGCAAAAGAGAAGAGCTCTGCCAAAGAGTTATGTTAGCAAATGATACGAATGCAGATATCTTTATCAGCATTCATAATGACTCTTTTTCTAATAGCACAAATGCAGGCACTTCTACTTTTTATTATGACGAAAAATCTTATGTATTAGCATCTTGTATTCAGAATTCTTTAATACAAGAAATTCATACAAAAAATCTTGGGGTAAGATTTGCTAGTTTTTACGTTATCCGCTATACATCTATGCCAGCAGTTTTAGTAGAAGCAGCTTTTATCTCAAATCCAGAAGAAGAATTATTTTTAGCTAGTGAAGATGGTAGAGAAAAAATTGCTGATGGGATTTACCAAGGTATTGTTCGATATTTTAAGGTATAA
- a CDS encoding B12-binding domain-containing radical SAM protein, producing MKVVLTTLNAKYIHSSLALRYLKKYCKDLMPIEIVEFTINNHLLDIVGQIYEKRPNVIGFACYIWNIEMTIKIIDLLRKVLPETKIICGGPEVSYDGIEFLKKHQAVDYIVLGEGEETFYQLLERLQSKQEIKDIVGVIEQNKKVDGNRAVVVENLNTIPFPYQEQDMDGLKDKIIYYESSRGCPFSCQYCLSSATKGVRFFSIERVLKELEFFIQHNVRQVKFVDRTFNAKKSHYIPILKFLLKQECQTNFHFEVAVDLLDEEVLDILSKMPKGRVQLEIGIQSTNLETLESIQRKNQWEKIVGNVGKILSFHNIHMHLDLIIGLPKEDYRSFAKSFNDVYALKPHMLQLGFLKMLKGSGIAQNHQVDEYIFMDSAPYQVLANRYISYEKIRFLQIFEEVFELYYNAGRFRNVTEYLIRLENNDAFHFYEKLTQYWITRKLHLVAHTTKALYQYLYDFCEVYEPKEIKIIKELMKFDALTTDKGSIRPAFLNWNEDLYYEANADFWRKNWAGKYIKNYKFTTWRDIKKKYHIEFFSTDIFTLIKSGVIIEEKTAVLFSLEQEEIQYQKLEVKDFLQGDCHDL from the coding sequence ATGAAAGTAGTTTTAACAACATTAAATGCAAAATATATACATTCTTCATTGGCTTTGCGATATTTAAAAAAATATTGTAAAGATCTTATGCCTATAGAAATTGTAGAGTTTACGATTAATAATCATTTATTAGATATTGTTGGACAAATTTATGAAAAACGCCCAAATGTCATTGGCTTTGCCTGCTATATTTGGAATATCGAAATGACGATTAAAATTATTGATTTGCTAAGAAAGGTATTGCCAGAAACAAAAATCATTTGCGGTGGACCGGAAGTTTCTTATGATGGCATTGAATTTTTAAAAAAGCATCAAGCGGTAGATTATATTGTGCTTGGTGAAGGGGAAGAAACTTTTTATCAATTATTAGAACGATTACAAAGTAAGCAAGAAATTAAAGATATTGTAGGGGTTATAGAACAAAATAAAAAAGTAGATGGTAACCGGGCGGTCGTTGTCGAGAATCTGAATACAATACCATTTCCATATCAAGAACAAGATATGGATGGATTGAAAGATAAAATTATTTATTATGAAAGCTCTCGTGGTTGCCCATTTTCCTGTCAATATTGTCTATCTAGTGCGACAAAGGGCGTACGGTTCTTTTCAATAGAACGTGTATTAAAGGAATTAGAATTTTTTATTCAACATAATGTTCGCCAGGTGAAATTTGTTGATCGAACTTTCAATGCAAAGAAAAGTCACTATATTCCGATTTTAAAATTTTTACTTAAACAGGAGTGTCAAACCAATTTTCATTTTGAGGTCGCGGTTGATTTATTAGATGAAGAAGTTTTAGATATTTTGTCCAAAATGCCAAAGGGTAGGGTACAATTAGAAATTGGAATTCAATCAACTAACTTAGAAACTTTAGAGAGTATCCAAAGAAAGAATCAATGGGAGAAAATCGTAGGGAATGTGGGAAAGATTCTATCTTTTCATAATATTCATATGCACTTAGATTTGATTATTGGATTGCCAAAAGAGGATTATCGTTCTTTTGCAAAGTCTTTTAATGACGTGTATGCATTAAAGCCTCATATGCTGCAACTTGGATTTTTAAAAATGTTAAAAGGATCGGGAATTGCACAAAATCATCAAGTGGATGAATATATCTTCATGGATAGTGCACCGTATCAAGTATTGGCAAATCGTTATATTTCTTATGAAAAAATAAGATTTTTACAGATATTCGAAGAGGTTTTTGAGTTGTATTATAATGCAGGGCGGTTTAGAAATGTAACGGAGTATCTTATTCGATTAGAGAATAATGATGCTTTTCATTTCTATGAAAAATTAACACAGTATTGGATAACGAGAAAACTACATTTAGTGGCCCATACGACAAAGGCTCTTTATCAATATTTATATGATTTTTGTGAAGTGTATGAGCCAAAGGAAATAAAGATAATAAAAGAATTGATGAAATTTGATGCGTTAACTACTGATAAAGGTAGCATACGTCCAGCTTTTCTTAACTGGAATGAAGATTTATATTATGAAGCGAATGCTGATTTTTGGCGGAAAAATTGGGCGGGAAAATATATTAAAAATTATAAATTTACAACATGGCGCGACATTAAGAAAAAATATCATATTGAGTTTTTCTCTACTGACATTTTTACTTTAATCAAATCAGGTGTTATCATTGAAGAGAAGACAGCTGTTTTATTTTCGCTGGAGCAAGAAGAAATTCAATATCAAAAATTAGAGGTAAAAGATTTTTTGCAAGGGGATTGTCATGATTTATAA
- a CDS encoding TIGR01212 family radical SAM protein (This family includes YhcC from E. coli K-12, an uncharacterized radical SAM protein.), which produces MIYNAYSDDLKKRYGEKVYKLPVGLPLTCPNRDGVCGVSGCTFCGEIGAGYENLPADMTVTEQINANRAHISPKYKAEKFIAYFQNFSNTYLPVEKLRCYLEEACQDDIVGIAIATRPDCIHDDYLAMMKEVKEKYQIDISIELGLQSVNYHSLIKVNRGHTLAEYIDAVMRIKKYDLAICTHLILNLPWDDMTDVIENAKMMSALQMNQVKLHALYIVKETKMAREYEAGDIQLISKEEYMERVITFLEYLDDKIVVQRLIGRAPESNTLFSNWQTGWWKIRDTILKTMQERGTYQGRLCNYLNGSAVRGFVK; this is translated from the coding sequence ATGATTTATAATGCTTATTCGGATGATTTAAAGAAACGTTATGGAGAAAAGGTTTATAAATTACCTGTTGGTTTGCCACTTACCTGTCCAAACCGAGATGGGGTATGTGGAGTTTCAGGATGCACTTTTTGTGGGGAAATTGGTGCAGGTTATGAAAATTTGCCAGCTGATATGACGGTAACAGAGCAAATTAATGCCAATCGTGCGCATATTTCGCCCAAATATAAAGCTGAAAAATTTATTGCATATTTTCAAAATTTTAGCAATACGTATTTGCCGGTAGAAAAATTACGCTGTTATTTAGAGGAAGCCTGTCAAGATGATATTGTAGGAATTGCAATTGCCACTCGACCAGATTGTATTCATGATGACTATCTGGCGATGATGAAAGAGGTAAAAGAAAAATATCAGATTGATATTTCTATTGAATTAGGTTTACAAAGCGTGAACTATCATTCTTTAATCAAAGTGAATCGTGGACATACCTTAGCAGAATATATTGATGCGGTTATGCGGATTAAAAAATATGATTTAGCGATTTGTACCCATTTAATTTTAAACTTGCCATGGGATGATATGACGGATGTAATAGAAAATGCAAAAATGATGTCAGCATTACAGATGAATCAAGTCAAGTTACATGCTCTATATATTGTTAAAGAGACGAAAATGGCAAGGGAATACGAAGCTGGAGATATACAATTAATTAGTAAAGAAGAATACATGGAACGAGTTATCACGTTTCTTGAATACTTAGATGATAAGATTGTTGTCCAGCGTCTAATTGGACGAGCACCTGAAAGTAATACTTTATTTAGCAATTGGCAGACTGGCTGGTGGAAAATTCGCGATACGATTCTAAAGACCATGCAAGAGCGTGGTACTTATCAAGGGCGACTTTGTAATTATTTAAATGGTAGTGCCGTAAGAGGATTCGTTAAATAG
- a CDS encoding SIMPL domain-containing protein translates to MKFHKILLIVSILCMFHVITYANENNSLTINTITVEGNSEMSIAPNQATIQIGITTSANDAGEAETKNNQIANQIQKALEYIGTNKKEIKTTQYNFYPIYNNQENNHHEIIAYTVSNTLSITSSDLSKVGTIIDVGVKNGATNINSINFTVKDNDNIKNTALVAAIENAKAKADIIAKTINKKIVNVVAVKENNVYFQPSTISRYALMKSESFDSTAPSINPDNIKVNANVEIIFEIQ, encoded by the coding sequence ATGAAGTTTCATAAAATTTTATTAATTGTATCAATTTTATGTATGTTCCATGTAATTACGTATGCAAATGAAAATAATTCACTAACAATTAACACAATCACTGTTGAAGGAAATAGCGAAATGTCTATTGCACCTAACCAAGCAACTATTCAAATTGGAATTACTACCTCGGCAAACGATGCAGGTGAAGCAGAAACAAAAAACAATCAAATAGCAAATCAAATACAAAAAGCTTTAGAATACATAGGCACAAATAAAAAAGAAATCAAAACTACACAATATAATTTTTATCCTATCTACAACAATCAAGAAAATAATCATCACGAAATTATCGCATATACAGTAAGTAATACTCTTTCTATAACATCCTCCGATCTTAGTAAAGTCGGAACAATCATAGATGTTGGAGTAAAAAATGGTGCTACAAATATTAACTCAATTAATTTTACAGTAAAAGATAATGATAATATAAAAAATACAGCCCTCGTCGCAGCTATCGAAAATGCTAAAGCTAAAGCTGATATCATTGCTAAAACTATTAATAAAAAGATTGTTAATGTAGTCGCAGTAAAAGAAAATAACGTATATTTTCAACCTTCTACTATTTCAAGATACGCCTTAATGAAAAGTGAATCTTTCGACAGTACTGCCCCTTCCATAAATCCAGATAATATTAAAGTCAATGCAAACGTAGAGATTATTTTCGAAATTCAATAG
- a CDS encoding M48 family metallopeptidase, whose translation MQVISINKHNYKLNIEKSERKTIAIQLVAPYTLKIKLPLQISNNEIKTILIKKAKWIYNKNQIILKNESIHINQNIEFDSLILFKGGLIKISPYHNNSSSTIFLDQNQLYINSKNKQEIAREIKAWYIKEALSYLSERNIFWCKKMNLKINRLTIKEQKTRWGSCSSKKNINYNWRIIMAPLSVIDYLIIHELSHLIHLNHSADFWDHVAFYCPNYKDERNWLKKNSYILSSLFSK comes from the coding sequence ATGCAAGTAATTTCTATTAATAAACATAACTATAAACTAAACATTGAGAAATCGGAACGAAAAACTATTGCAATTCAATTAGTTGCCCCTTATACGTTAAAAATAAAACTACCTTTACAAATATCAAATAATGAAATAAAGACAATTCTTATTAAAAAAGCAAAGTGGATTTACAATAAAAATCAAATAATCTTGAAAAATGAATCAATTCATATTAACCAAAATATAGAATTTGATTCTCTAATCCTATTTAAAGGAGGACTAATAAAAATCTCCCCCTACCATAACAATTCTAGCTCAACAATTTTTTTAGATCAGAATCAACTCTATATTAATTCAAAAAACAAACAAGAAATTGCTAGAGAAATAAAAGCATGGTATATTAAAGAGGCATTATCTTATCTTAGCGAGAGAAATATCTTTTGGTGTAAAAAAATGAATTTGAAAATAAATCGTTTAACAATTAAAGAACAAAAAACCCGCTGGGGCAGTTGCTCATCGAAGAAAAATATTAACTATAATTGGCGCATTATTATGGCTCCTTTATCTGTAATTGATTACCTTATCATACACGAATTATCCCATTTGATTCATTTAAATCACTCAGCAGATTTTTGGGATCATGTTGCCTTCTATTGTCCTAACTATAAAGATGAACGAAATTGGTTAAAAAAGAACAGCTATATTTTATCAAGTCTTTTCTCTAAATAA
- a CDS encoding ASCH domain-containing protein, giving the protein MFALNFQAKKHEKLLLARQKNCTVRLGDVRDHFPENSIVWITTGVKFEPKRKLYTAFIDRAQVKTIADLTSNDLGHQNPDIKTKEELIADFEVIYKKRITPEDTVTVIYFSEVTE; this is encoded by the coding sequence ATGTTTGCACTTAATTTCCAAGCCAAGAAACACGAAAAATTACTTTTAGCAAGACAAAAAAATTGTACCGTTCGCTTAGGAGATGTACGCGACCATTTTCCTGAAAATTCTATTGTTTGGATTACGACAGGTGTAAAATTTGAACCAAAAAGAAAATTGTACACTGCTTTTATTGATAGAGCACAAGTTAAAACAATAGCCGATTTGACATCAAATGATTTAGGGCATCAAAATCCGGACATAAAGACTAAAGAGGAGCTTATCGCGGATTTTGAGGTGATTTACAAAAAGAGAATCACACCAGAAGATACAGTTACAGTCATCTATTTTTCTGAGGTAACAGAATAA
- a CDS encoding DUF1858 domain-containing protein, whose amino-acid sequence MLITKDMGILEIVQKYPQTVDVFRGAGMGCLGCAAARFENVEQGASAHGIDVDALIDALNKAVAAE is encoded by the coding sequence ATGCTTATTACAAAAGATATGGGGATTCTTGAAATTGTTCAAAAATATCCACAAACTGTAGATGTTTTCCGCGGCGCTGGCATGGGATGCCTTGGCTGTGCTGCAGCCCGTTTCGAAAATGTAGAACAAGGTGCTTCTGCTCATGGTATTGATGTTGATGCTTTAATCGATGCATTAAACAAAGCGGTAGCCGCTGAATAG
- a CDS encoding prolipoprotein diacylglyceryl transferase translates to MEIVALSIGDLNIYCYGLIISISIIMGLFITYWQVKLRNEDFSPVIDVLILSIMLGIISARLVYVLRNWGLYEGQWIDIFQFTKGGFSIYGAFLGFLVVLYYYCKSKKISMLYWLDILIPGVIFGIAMDQFGHFAYQSVIGIPDTGKIAGYIEYAFRPSGFEQYEYFRPVALYQAVWQVVVFSGVCIFNSWQSKKKQFYTGVCFMLGISGAAMGRFVLGFLYISAHPGLHIEQIFSLFILVICIGFILKYSIDKKNTMSH, encoded by the coding sequence ATGGAAATAGTGGCTTTATCTATTGGTGATTTAAATATTTATTGTTATGGACTGATAATAAGTATTTCTATAATTATGGGATTATTCATTACTTATTGGCAAGTTAAATTACGTAATGAAGATTTTTCACCCGTTATAGATGTGCTAATTTTATCTATAATGTTGGGAATCATAAGCGCCAGACTTGTCTATGTCTTGCGAAATTGGGGACTATATGAGGGGCAGTGGATAGATATTTTTCAGTTCACTAAAGGTGGATTTTCGATATATGGAGCTTTTTTGGGTTTTCTAGTTGTTCTTTACTACTATTGCAAGTCTAAGAAAATATCTATGCTGTATTGGTTAGATATTTTAATTCCGGGGGTTATCTTTGGAATTGCAATGGATCAATTCGGTCATTTTGCATATCAATCCGTTATAGGGATACCGGATACGGGAAAGATTGCGGGTTATATTGAATATGCGTTTCGGCCATCAGGGTTCGAGCAATATGAATATTTTCGTCCTGTAGCATTATATCAAGCGGTTTGGCAAGTTGTTGTTTTTAGTGGGGTATGTATTTTTAATTCTTGGCAAAGTAAAAAGAAACAATTTTATACGGGAGTTTGCTTTATGTTAGGAATAAGTGGAGCTGCTATGGGAAGGTTTGTATTAGGATTTTTATATATTAGCGCACATCCTGGTTTGCATATAGAGCAAATTTTTAGCCTTTTTATTTTGGTAATTTGCATAGGTTTTATTTTGAAGTATAGCATAGATAAAAAGAATACAATGTCTCATTAA
- a CDS encoding polysaccharide deacetylase family protein → MKKSERYKIIILVFLLLALPFIMSSPKAISESFKPLLNDGPNITILNYHKVDNMKIALSVSPEEFEQQMSYLKSEGYTTISPKDLMDFMEFDKELPDKPLLITFDDGYVDNYLNAYPVMKKYGFTGTIFIVTDFISSDERFLTWDQVKELKENGFYIGSHTMQHIPMTDVNDEILRNELLGSAAALDYHLGKDDYFIAYPTGAYNSHVEKIVKECGYRAAFTIQYGNVNKASNPYALERIPIFKSDKTFRSFCLRVNLTSFFQRMGLIRS, encoded by the coding sequence ATGAAAAAATCTGAACGGTATAAAATAATTATCTTAGTTTTTTTATTGCTTGCATTACCTTTTATTATGTCAAGTCCAAAAGCGATTTCAGAAAGTTTTAAACCTCTATTAAATGATGGACCAAATATAACAATTTTAAATTATCACAAAGTTGATAATATGAAAATTGCCTTATCTGTATCACCAGAAGAATTTGAACAACAAATGAGTTATTTAAAGTCAGAAGGGTATACTACAATTAGTCCAAAAGATTTAATGGATTTTATGGAGTTTGATAAAGAATTGCCAGATAAACCTTTACTTATCACTTTTGATGATGGATATGTGGATAATTATCTAAATGCATATCCAGTGATGAAAAAGTATGGATTTACAGGAACAATTTTTATTGTGACTGATTTTATTAGTAGTGATGAACGTTTTCTTACATGGGATCAAGTAAAAGAGTTAAAAGAAAATGGATTTTATATAGGTTCACATACGATGCAGCATATTCCAATGACCGATGTTAATGATGAAATATTAAGAAATGAACTTTTAGGATCTGCTGCTGCGTTAGATTATCATTTGGGAAAGGACGATTATTTTATTGCTTATCCAACGGGAGCATATAATTCTCATGTGGAGAAAATTGTAAAAGAGTGTGGTTATAGGGCAGCATTCACTATTCAATATGGAAATGTCAATAAAGCAAGCAATCCTTATGCGCTAGAAAGAATACCGATTTTTAAAAGTGATAAAACCTTTCGCAGTTTTTGTTTAAGAGTGAATTTGACTAGCTTTTTTCAACGCATGGGATTGATTAGAAGTTGA
- the mraZ gene encoding division/cell wall cluster transcriptional repressor MraZ — protein sequence MLMGEYSHIVDTKGRMILPAKFREELGTSFILTKGLDNCLFIYEASEWSVLEGKLKQLPLSKPEARAFMRFFFSGATQTECDKQGRILIPSNLREYAKLDKDVVVIGVLNRVEVWDKNSWNSYNDQLSPAVTEIAEHLADLGI from the coding sequence GTGTTGATGGGGGAATATTCACATATAGTCGACACAAAAGGTCGAATGATTTTACCTGCAAAATTTCGCGAAGAGTTAGGTACTAGCTTTATTCTAACTAAGGGTCTTGATAATTGTTTGTTTATTTATGAAGCTTCTGAATGGAGTGTATTGGAAGGGAAACTTAAGCAATTGCCATTATCGAAGCCCGAAGCTAGAGCTTTTATGAGATTTTTCTTTTCTGGTGCAACACAAACTGAGTGTGATAAACAAGGTAGAATCCTTATTCCGTCTAATTTGCGCGAATATGCAAAATTAGATAAAGATGTTGTTGTTATTGGAGTTTTAAATAGAGTAGAAGTTTGGGATAAGAATTCATGGAATTCATATAATGATCAGTTATCTCCTGCTGTGACAGAAATTGCTGAACATTTAGCTGATTTGGGTATATGA